A region from the Vicia villosa cultivar HV-30 ecotype Madison, WI linkage group LG3, Vvil1.0, whole genome shotgun sequence genome encodes:
- the LOC131655416 gene encoding uncharacterized protein LOC131655416 has protein sequence MEESSNTSILSNGRTRPKCGHDLPMKMFISKSKANPGRKYWKCKHWGKEEDCELFLWDDEYFGVDVSKEDRLVCTCETVAHQIKMLTKEMEDLKITIDNTRKVVKFVISIVACYCVFYGIGLGRM, from the exons ATGGAAGAAAGCTCAAACACAAGCATCCTCTCTAATGGAAGAACAAGACCCAAATGTGGACACGATCTCCCAATGAAAATGTTTATTTCCAAATCCAAAGCAAATCCAGGGAGAAAATACTGGAAGTGCAAGCACTGGGGG AAAGAGGAGGATTGCGAGCTGTTTCTATGGGATGATGAGTATTTTGGAGTGGACGTTTCAAAGGAAGATCGTTTGGTCTGTACGTGCGAGACTGTCGCTCACCAGATTAAGATGCTCACGAAGGAGATGGAAGACTTGAAGATTACTATTGACAACACTAGAAAAGTAGTGAAATTTGTGATATCAATAGTTGCTTGTTACTGTGTGTTTTATGGTATAGGCTTAGGTAGAATGTAA